DNA from Micromonospora nigra:
CCACGACGTCTCCAGCAACAACCGCTGCTGTGGATCCATCGCGAGGGACTCACGCGGTGAGATCCCGAAGAAGGCGGGATCGAAATCCGCCACGTCGTACAGGAATGCGCCGCTGCGCACGTAGGAGGTGCCGGTGGAATAGGGGTCGGGGTCGTACAGCCGGTCGATGTCCCAGCCCCGGTCGGCCGGCAGGTCGGAGACGGCGTCGCGGCCGGCGTGCAGCATCTGCCAGAACCGCTCGGGGTCGTTGGCGCCGCCGGGGAACCGGCACGACATGGCGACGATGGCGACGGGTTCGTCGTCGGCCAGGGTCACGGGCGCGGCGGCGACGGCGGTCTCGGCTGTGCCCCCGAGTTCCTCGTGCAGGTGCCGGGCGAGCACGGTCGGGGTCGGGTAGTCGAAGACGAGGGTCACCGGCAGCCGCAGCCCGGTGGCGGTGGCGAGTCGGTTGCGCAGTTCCACCGCGGTCACCGAGTCGAAGCCGAGGTCCCGGAAGGCGTGGTGCGGGTCGATGGCCTGGCCGTCGGCGTACTTGAGGACCGTGGCCGCCTGGTCGCGGACCAGGTCGAGCAGCGCCTGCTGGCGCTCACCGGCGCTCATCCGGGCGAAGGTGGCGGCGGGACCGGTCTCGTCGGTCTCCCTCGCTTCGGTGAGGCCCTTGGTGGCCGCGAGCGCCTGCGCTTCGGGGATCTCGGCGATCAGCGGTGCCGGCCTGGTCGCGGTGAACGCCACGTAGAAGCGGTCCCAGGCGATGTGCGAGACGGTCAGGAACGTCTCGTCGTGCTCGACTGCCTGGTGCAGCGCCGCGACGGCGAGCCTCGGGTGCATCTCGGGGGCACCGTGACGGTGCAGCATCCGGCCGAAGTCACCCTCGGCCATGCCGCCGCCGGACCAGGCGCCCCAGCCGATCGACGTGGCGGGCAGTCCCAGGCCGCGCCGGTGTTCGGCGAGGGCGTTGAGGAACGCGTTGCCGGGGGCGTAGTTGCCGACGCCGGAGCTGCCGACGGTGCCGGCCATGGAGGAGAACAGGATGAACGCGTCGAGGTTCCGGTCGCGGGTGAGTTCGTGCAGGTTGATCGCCGCGGTGACCTTGGCGCGCAGCGCGTAGCCGACCTGGTCGAGGGTGAGTGAGCTGATCACGGAGTCGTCGAGCACGGCGGCGGTGTGCACGACGGTGGTCAGCGGGTGCTCGGCCGGCAGGTCGTCGATGACGGCGGCGAGGGCCGCCCGGTCGGCGGCGTCGCAGGCGGCGACGGTGACGCGGGCACCGAGGTCGACCAGCTCGGCCTCCAGCTCGGCGATGCCCTCGGCCTGGCGGCCGCGGCGGCTGAGCAGCACCAGGTGGGACGCGCCGTTGGCGGCGAGCCAGCGGGCCATGTGCCCGCCGAGGGCGCCGGTGCCGCCGGTGACCAGGGCGGTGCCGGTCGGTCGCCAGGTACGGACGGGCGGGGCGTCACCCAGCGGGGCGCGCAGCAGCCGGCGGGCGAACGTGCCGGCGCGGCGCAGCGCCACCTGGTCCTCCCCGTCGCTGCCGGCGAGCACGCGCACGAGCCGTCGGCCGGCGGCGTCGTCCCACTCGGCGGGCAGGTCGAGGAGGCCGCCCCAGCGGTCGGGGTGTTCGAGGGCGGCGACCCGGCCGAAGCCCCAGGCCAGTTGCTGCCCGGGGTGGGGCAGCGGATCCGCGGCGTCGGTGCAGACGGCACCCCGGGTCAGACACCACAGCGGCGCGCGGATGCCGGCGTCGCCGAGGGCCTGTGTCAGCGTGACGGTGCCGGCGAAACCGACCGGCACCGACGGGTGGGTGGGGGCCGGCGTCTCGTCGAGCGCGAGCAGCGAGACGATTCCGGCGACGGGTCCGGCGGCGGCGAGGTCGCGGGCCCGGTCCGCGAGGGCGGCCCGGTCGGTCCGCTCGGTGGCCAGTTCCACGGCGACGACCGTGGCGCCGTGCCGGACGAGTGCGTCCCGGCAGAACGCCGCCTGGTCGCCGGCGGTGTCGTCAGGGCCGGTGACGAGCCACCACGTGCCCGTGACGGCGGGTTCGTCGCCGTCACCGACGGGCAGCCAGGTGTCGCGGTACCGCCAGGAGTCGACGGCGACCCGGTCGCGGTGCCGGCGCCGCCAGGCGGCGAGCACGGGCAGCACGTCGGCGAAGGCCGCCTCGGGCACCGCCCCGGCGTCGTCGGTGTCGGTGAGTTCGGCGGTGAGCGCGGTCAGGTCCTCCGCCTCGACCGCGGCCCAGAACCGGGCGTCGACCTCGTCGTCGGCCGTCGGCGCGGCGGCGGTGCCGGCGGGGCCGGGCACAGGGGACGACTGCGGCCAGTAGTGCTGCCGTTGGAAGGGGTAGGTGGGCAGGTCGACCGAACGGCCCGGCCCGCCGGGGAACGCGGGCCGCCAGTCGACGGCCACGCCCCCGGTGTAGACCTCGGCGAGCGCGCGGTGGAACCGGTCGAGACCGCCCTCACCGCGACGGAGGCTGCCGGTCACGGTCACCGCGGCGGGATCGACCGCCGCCACCTCGACGCTCTCCTGCACCGCCATCGTCAGCACCGGATGTGCACTGACCTCCACGAACGTCGAACAGCCCGCCGCGACGAGGCCCCGCACCGCCTCGTCGAAGCGCACCGTCTGCCGCAGATTGCGGTACCAGTACTCCCCGTCCAGGGCGGCCGTGTCCAGCCACTCCCCCGCCACCGTCGACCAGAACCGCACCTGCGCGGTACGCGGACGCAACCCGCCGAGCAACTCCAGCAACTGCTCCCGCAACGACTCGACGTGCGCCGAGTGGGAGGCGTAGTCCACCGGGACGCGACGGACCCGGACATCGCGGGACTCGTAGCAGGCCACGAGTTCGTCGAGGGCAGCCACGTCACCGGACACCACGACGGAGGTCGGCCCGTTGACGGCGGCCAGAGCCACCCGGCCCTCCCACCGGGCGATCGTCGCGGTCACCTCCTCGGCGGTGGTCGCCACCGACACCATCCCGCCGTCACCCGCGACACCGGCGATGACCCGGCTGCGCAACGCCACCACCGCCGCCGCGTCCTCCAGGGTCAACGCCCCCGCCACGCAGGCGGCAGCGATCTCACCCTGCGAGTGGCCCACCACGGCGGACGGACGCACCCCGTAGGACTCCCACAACGCCGCCAACGACACGCCCACCGCGAACAGGACGGGCTGCACCACGTCGACCCGCTCCAACGACGGCGCGTCCGGCACACCCCGCACCACGTCCAGCAGCGACCAGTCCACGAACGGATCCAACGCCTGCGCGCACGCGGCCAGCCGCTCCGCGAACACCGGAGCCGAATCCAGCAACTCCGCCGCCATCCCCGCCCACTGCGAACCCTGACCGGGGAAGACGAACACCACCTCACCCGACACGCCCGCGACACCAGAGACGACGTGCGAGGCGATCGCGCCCTCGGCGACCGCACCCAGTCCGCCGAGCAGTTCCTCCCGGCCGGCAGCGAACACCACCGCCCGGTGCTCCAGGGGCGAACGCGTGGTGACGAGCGACCAACCGACGTCATCGAGGGCGCTGTCCGGCAGGTCCGTCAGGTGCTCCCGCAGGTCGCGCGCGCGGTCGGCGAGGGCGTCGACGGTGCGCCCGGAGAGCACCCAGGGCAGCTCGCCGGTCGGGCCGCCCTCGGCCGGCGGTTGCGGCGCGGGTTCCTCGACAGGTGCCGACTCGATGATGGTGTGCACGTTGGTGCCGCTGATCCCGAACGAGGACACCCCGGCGCGTCGTACGCCGTCGACAGGCTGCCAGGGACGCGCCTCGGTGAGCAGCTCGACGCGGCCGGCGGACCAGTCGACGTGCGGGGTGGGCTCGTCGACGTGCAGGGTGCGCGGCAGGACGCCGTGCCGCATGGCGAGCACCATCTTCATCACCCCCGCCACGCCGGCGGCGGCCTGGGTGTGCCCGACGTTCGACTTGATCGAGCCCAGCCACAGCGGACGGTCGGCGGGTCGGTCCTGCCCGTACGTGGCGAGCAGCGCCTGCGCCTCGATCGGGTCGCCGAGGGTGGTGCCCGTACCGTGTGCCTCGACCGCGTCGACCAGGTCGGGGGTGAGCCGCGCGTTGGCCAGCGCCTGGCGGATGACGCGCTGCTGGGCGGGGCCGTTGGGGGCGGTGAGCCCGTTCGACGCGCCGTCCTGGTTGACGGCGCTGCCCCGTACGATCGCGAGGACCGGGTTGCCGTCGCGGCGCGCGTCGGAGAGCCGCTGGAGCACCAGCAGGCCGACGCCCTCGCCCCAGCCGGTGCCGTCAGCCGCGCCGGCGAACGGCTTGCACCGCCCGTCGGCGGCGAGGCCGCGCTGGCGGGAGAAGCCGACGAAGATGCCGGGGGTGGCCATGACGGTGGCCCCGCCGGCCAGGGCCAGGTCACACTCCCCCGTCTGGAGGGCCTGTGCGGCGAGGTGCAGCGCGACCAGCGACGACGAGCAGGCCGTGTCGACGGTGACGGCCGGGCCGTGCAGCCCGAACGTGTACGACAGCCGCCCGGCGAGGACGCTGGCCGAGACGCCGGTGGCGAGGTAGTTCTCGTCGAGGTCCCCGGCGGCCATCAGCAGCGAGCCGTAGTCCTGCCCGTTGGTGCCGACGTACACGCCGGTGCGGCTGCCGCGCAGCGCGGTCGGGTCGATGCGGGCCCGCTCGAACGCCTCCCAGGTGGACTCCAGCAGCAGACGCTGTTGCGGGTCCATGGCCACCGCTTCGCGGGGGCTGATGCCGAAGAAGGCGGGATCGAAATCGCCCGCCCCGGCGACGAAGCCGCCCTCGCGGACGTAGCTGGTGCCGAGGTGTTCGGGGTCGGGGTGGTACAGCTCGGCAAGGTTCCAACCACGCTCGCCGGGCATCAGGGTCATCGCGTCGGTGCCGGCGGCGACGAGGTCCCACAGCTGCTCGGGCGACGACACGCCGCCGGGGAAGCGGCAGCTCATCGCCACGATCGCGATGGGTTCCCGGTGCAGGCCGACGCCGTCGGCGACCACCTCGCCGGGAAGCTGACCGGCGGTCAGTCCGTGCAGGTGGGCGGCGAGTTCGGCGACCGTGGGGTGGTCGAAGGCGAGGGTGGCGGGCAGGGTCATGCCGGTCTCGGCGGTCAGCCGGTTGCGCAGCTCGACGGCGGTGAGCGAGTCGAAGCCGAGGTCGCGGAACGTGCGGTCGGGCAGCGGCTGCCCGGCCGGGTAGCCGAGCACGGCGGCGACCTGGGCACGGACCAGCTCGGTGAGTTGTGGCAGGGAGCGGCCGACGACGACGGCGCGGACCGGCCCGGTCTGCCCCACCGGCACCCCGGGCAGGTTGGCGATCAGCGGGGTCGGCCCGCCCCAGGCCGCGGCGAGGCGTCCCCAGTCCACGTCGGCGACGGTGACCGCCGGGTCGGCGGCGTTGACCAGCCGGCCGAGCGCGGTGACCGCCTCGACGGCCGGCAGCGGGTTGACGCCACCCCGGGTGAGCCGGGCCGTCAGCGCGGCGGTCGCCGCCGCCATGCCGTCGGCGGCCCAGGCACCCCAGCCGACGGCGGTGGCGGGCAGCCCCTGGCCGCGCCGCCACGCGGCGAACGCGTCGAGGTAGGCGTTGGCCGCCGCGTAGTTGCCCTGCCCGGCGCTGCCGACGACACCGGCGAGGGAGGAGAAGAGCACGAACGCGTCGAGGCTCCGCCCGGCGGTGGCCTCGTGCAGCACCCGCGCGGCGCGCACCTTGCCGTCGAGGACGGTCTGCAACCGGACCGGATCGAGGCCGTCGAGGACGCCGTCGTCGACCACCCCGGCGGTGTGCACGACGGCGGTCAACGCGGGCAGGCCGGCGACGAGGGCGGTCACGGCGGCGGCGTCGGTGACGTCGCAGGCGACCACCCTGGCCGCGCCGAGCCCGGTCAGCTCGTCGAGCAGGTCGGCCGTGCCGGGGGCGTCCGGACCACGGCGGGAGGCGAGCACCACCTCGGCGGCGCCGTTGGCCAGCAGCCACCGGGCCACGTGTCGGCCCAGCGCGCCGGTCCCGCCGGTGACGAGCACCGTGCCGGTGGGCCGCCAGGCGGTCCCGGCAGGCGGGGTGGCGGGGACCAGCCGCCGTCCGAACACGCCCTGCGGGCGGATCGCCACCTGGTCGTGGCCGGCGTCGGTGAGGACGGCGAGCAGCGCGTCCCCGGCGGCCCGGTCGAGCCGACCGGAGTGGTCCGACCCGGCGTCGGCGGCGACCCGGGCCGACGCGGCCGCGGGCAGGTCGATCAGGCCGGCCCAGCGGTCCGGCTGTTCCAGCGCGACGACCCGGCCGAGACCCCAGGCCGCCGCCGCGTACGGGTCGGCGATCGTCTCGCCGCCGCCCACGGCCACGGCACCCCGGGTGAGACACCACAGCCGGCCGGGCAGACCGGTGTCGGCGAGGGCCTGGACGAGGGCGAGCAGCAGCGCCGTCCCGGCAGGTACGGCGGGCGCGTCCGGCAGCGGCTCGTCCTCCTCGGGAAGCAGGCAGAGCACGCCGGCCCAGCCCTGCTCCCCGCGGTCGCGCAGCAGGGTGCCCAACTCCTCCCGGCCGACCCCGGGGCGGACGCCCAGCACGTCGACGTCGCCGCCGGCCCGGCCGAGCACGTCCACGATCCCGGTCGCGTCCTCCCCGGGGGTGACGACGAGCCAGCGGCCCCCGAGGACCGAGGCGGGGGCCGGACGGACCGGCTCCCACGCGATGCGGTACGACCACGCCTCCACCATGGCGTCACGTGACCGGGCCCGGCGCCACGACGACAGCACCGGTACGGCCGGGGCGAGGGCCGCCACGGCGTCCGGGTCGTCCTGGACGGCCAGGTGGGCCGCCACGGCGGGCAGGTCGCCGCTTTCGACGGCGGTCCAGAAGTCGCTCTCGGTGCCGTCGGCGCGCTCGCCCGACGGGGCGGTCACGCCGTCGGCCTGCGGCCAGTAGCGCTGATGCGCGAAGGCGTACGTCGGCAGGTCGACCCGGGTCGCGCCGGTGTCGGCGAACCACGGTTGCCAGGTGACGGGAACGCCGTGCACGTGCAACTCGGCCAGACCGGCGAGCAGGGCGGCGACCTCGGACCGGTCCTTCCGCTGAACGGGCACGGCCAACACGGCGTCGTCACCCGGCAGGATGTCGGCGGCCATCGCCGTCAACACACTCTGCGGGCCGATCTCCAGGAACGTGTCCACACCCGCCGCCCGCAGCGCGGTGATCCCGTCGGCGTACCGCACCGCCTCCCGCACGTGCCGCACCCAGTAGTCGACCGTCCGGATCTCCTCGCCGTCGGCGAGCGCCCCCGTCACGTTCGACACCACCGGCAGGTGCGGCGCGGCGAACGTCAGCCGGGTGAGGACCGCCCGGAACGTCGCCAGCATCGGCTCCATCAACGGGCTGTGGAACGCGTGGCTGACCGTGAGCCGCCGGGTACGCACGCCCCGGCCCTGCCAGGTCCGCTCCACCTCCGTCAGGGTGTCGGCGTCGCCGGAGATCACGACGGAGGACGGGCCGTTGACGGCGGCCACGCTGACCCGGTCGGCCATGCCGTCCAGGGTGGCCAGCACGTCCGCCTCGGGCGCGTTGACGGCGAGCATCCCACCGCCGACCGGCAACGCCTGCATCAACCGACCCCGGGCCGCGACCAGAGCACACGCATGCTCCAGAGACAGCACCCCGGCCACATACGCGGCGGTCACCTCCCCGATGGAGTGCCCACCCACGAAGTCCGGCACCACCCCGAACGACTCCACCAGCCGGAACAACGCCACCTCGACGGCGAACAACGCCGCCTGCGTGAACACCGTCTGATCCAACAGCTCCGCCTCGGCCGTACCCGCCCCGGCGAACAACACCTGCTTCAACGGCTGCGCCAACACCCGGTCCAGATGCCCACACACCTCGTCCAACGCCGACGCGAAGACGGGAAACACCCCGTACAACTCCCGACCCATACCCACCCGCTGCGCCCCCTGACCGGAGAACAGCACCGCGAGCTGACCGCGCGGGGAAGCCGTACCCGTGACGGCCCTGCCGGCCGACGGGTCGGCGGCCAGCGCCCGTAGCCCGGCCAGCAGATCGTCCCGATCCGTGGCGGCGACGACCGCCCGGTGCTCGAGCGCGGACCGGCAGACCACCGACGAGAAGGCCACGTCGAGCGGGCTGGCCTGGTCGGCGGCCAGCCAGGCGGCCCAGCGGCCGGCCTGGGCGGCGAGCGCGGTGGCGGAGCGGGCGGAGAGCAGGACCGGGACCGTCGGGCGCTCGGCGGTGGGCGTCGCCTCGTCGACGGCGGCCTGCGGTGCCGGAGCCTGCTCGATGATCGCGTGGGCGTTGGTGCCGGACACCCCGAACGACGACACCGCCGCCCGACGGGGCCGGTCCACGGCCGGCCACGGGGTCGGCTCGGTGGCGAGCGCGACCGCCCCGGCCGTCCAGTCGACGTGCGGGGACGGCTCGGCCACGTGCAGGGTGGGCGGAACGACGCCGTGCCGGATCGCCAGCACCATCTTGATCACCCCGGCGACGCCGGCGGCGGCCTGGGTGTGCCCGATGTTGGACTTGATTGAGCCTAGCAGCAGCGGGGCGGCCGCACCCCGCTGTCCGTAGGTGGCGAGCAGGGCCTGCGCCTCGATCGGGTCGCCGAGCCGCGTGCCCGTGGCGTGCGCCTCCACGGCGTCCACGTCGGCGGGGGTGAGCCGGGCGTTGTCGAGGGCCTGCCGGATGACCCGCACCTGGGAGGGGCCGTGCGGGGCGCTCAGGCCGTTGGACGCGCCGTCCTGGTTGACCGCGCTGCCCCGGAGCACGGCGAGCACCGGGTACCCGTGACGTTGCGCGTCGGAGAGGCGGGCGAGCAGCAGCATGCCGGCCCCCTCGGACCAGGAGGTGCCGTCCGCGTCGGCGGCGAAGGCCTTGCACCGGCCGTCGGGGGCGAGGCCGCGCTGCCGGCTGAAGCCGACGAACACCGCCGGGGTGGGCATCACCGTCACGCCGCCGGCCAACGCCAGCTCGCAGTCGCCGTTGCGCAGCGCCTGGGCGGCCAGGTGGATCGCGACGAGCGAGGCCGAGCAGGCCGTGTCGATGGTGACAGCCGGACCTTCCAGGCCGAGGGTGTACGCCACCCGACCGGACACGACGCTGGTGGCGT
Protein-coding regions in this window:
- a CDS encoding type I polyketide synthase, producing MSNEDEKYVEYLKRTTSELRRTRRRLRELEARDSEPVAIVAMSCRYPGGVDSPERLWELVRDGGDGIGPFPADRGWDLDRLFHPDPDHPGTSYVREGGFVYGAGDFDADLFGISPREALAMDPQQRLLLETSWEAFERAGLPLPTVRGSRTGVFVGAAAHGYEAVIAQAENGEGHLLTGNATSVVSGRVAYTLGLEGPAVTIDTACSASLVAIHLAAQALRNGDCELALAGGVTVMPTPAVFVGFSRQRGLAPDGRCKAFAADADGTSWSEGAGMLLLARLSDAQRHGYPVLAVLRGSAVNQDGASNGLSAPHGPSQVRVIRQALDNARLTPADVDAVEAHATGTRLGDPIEAQALLATYGQRGAAAPLLLGSIKSNIGHTQAAAGVAGVIKMVLAIRHGVVPPTLHVAEPSPHVDWTAGAVALATEPTPWPAVDRPRRAAVSSFGVSGTNAHAIIEQAPAPQAAVDEATPTAERPTVPVLLSARSATALAAQAGRWAAWLAADQASPLDVAFSSVVCRSALEHRAVVAATDRDDLLAGLRALAADPSAGRAVTGTASPRGQLAVLFSGQGAQRVGMGRELYGVFPVFASALDEVCGHLDRVLAQPLKQVLFAGAGTAEAELLDQTVFTQAALFAVEVALFRLVESFGVVPDFVGGHSIGEVTAAYVAGVLSLEHACALVAARGRLMQALPVGGGMLAVNAPEADVLATLDGMADRVSVAAVNGPSSVVISGDADTLTEVERTWQGRGVRTRRLTVSHAFHSPLMEPMLATFRAVLTRLTFAAPHLPVVSNVTGALADGEEIRTVDYWVRHVREAVRYADGITALRAAGVDTFLEIGPQSVLTAMAADILPGDDAVLAVPVQRKDRSEVAALLAGLAELHVHGVPVTWQPWFADTGATRVDLPTYAFAHQRYWPQADGVTAPSGERADGTESDFWTAVESGDLPAVAAHLAVQDDPDAVAALAPAVPVLSSWRRARSRDAMVEAWSYRIAWEPVRPAPASVLGGRWLVVTPGEDATGIVDVLGRAGGDVDVLGVRPGVGREELGTLLRDRGEQGWAGVLCLLPEEDEPLPDAPAVPAGTALLLALVQALADTGLPGRLWCLTRGAVAVGGGETIADPYAAAAWGLGRVVALEQPDRWAGLIDLPAAASARVAADAGSDHSGRLDRAAGDALLAVLTDAGHDQVAIRPQGVFGRRLVPATPPAGTAWRPTGTVLVTGGTGALGRHVARWLLANGAAEVVLASRRGPDAPGTADLLDELTGLGAARVVACDVTDAAAVTALVAGLPALTAVVHTAGVVDDGVLDGLDPVRLQTVLDGKVRAARVLHEATAGRSLDAFVLFSSLAGVVGSAGQGNYAAANAYLDAFAAWRRGQGLPATAVGWGAWAADGMAAATAALTARLTRGGVNPLPAVEAVTALGRLVNAADPAVTVADVDWGRLAAAWGGPTPLIANLPGVPVGQTGPVRAVVVGRSLPQLTELVRAQVAAVLGYPAGQPLPDRTFRDLGFDSLTAVELRNRLTAETGMTLPATLAFDHPTVAELAAHLHGLTAGQLPGEVVADGVGLHREPIAIVAMSCRFPGGVSSPEQLWDLVAAGTDAMTLMPGERGWNLAELYHPDPEHLGTSYVREGGFVAGAGDFDPAFFGISPREAVAMDPQQRLLLESTWEAFERARIDPTALRGSRTGVYVGTNGQDYGSLLMAAGDLDENYLATGVSASVLAGRLSYTFGLHGPAVTVDTACSSSLVALHLAAQALQTGECDLALAGGATVMATPGIFVGFSRQRGLAADGRCKPFAGAADGTGWGEGVGLLVLQRLSDARRDGNPVLAIVRGSAVNQDGASNGLTAPNGPAQQRVIRQALANARLTPDLVDAVEAHGTGTTLGDPIEAQALLATYGQDRPADRPLWLGSIKSNVGHTQAAAGVAGVMKMVLAMRHGVLPRTLHVDEPTPHVDWSAGRVELLTEARPWQPVDGVRRAGVSSFGISGTNVHTIIESAPVEEPAPQPPAEGGPTGELPWVLSGRTVDALADRARDLREHLTDLPDSALDDVGWSLVTTRSPLEHRAVVFAAGREELLGGLGAVAEGAIASHVVSGVAGVSGEVVFVFPGQGSQWAGMAAELLDSAPVFAERLAACAQALDPFVDWSLLDVVRGVPDAPSLERVDVVQPVLFAVGVSLAALWESYGVRPSAVVGHSQGEIAAACVAGALTLEDAAAVVALRSRVIAGVAGDGGMVSVATTAEEVTATIARWEGRVALAAVNGPTSVVVSGDVAALDELVACYESRDVRVRRVPVDYASHSAHVESLREQLLELLGGLRPRTAQVRFWSTVAGEWLDTAALDGEYWYRNLRQTVRFDEAVRGLVAAGCSTFVEVSAHPVLTMAVQESVEVAAVDPAAVTVTGSLRRGEGGLDRFHRALAEVYTGGVAVDWRPAFPGGPGRSVDLPTYPFQRQHYWPQSSPVPGPAGTAAAPTADDEVDARFWAAVEAEDLTALTAELTDTDDAGAVPEAAFADVLPVLAAWRRRHRDRVAVDSWRYRDTWLPVGDGDEPAVTGTWWLVTGPDDTAGDQAAFCRDALVRHGATVVAVELATERTDRAALADRARDLAAAGPVAGIVSLLALDETPAPTHPSVPVGFAGTVTLTQALGDAGIRAPLWCLTRGAVCTDAADPLPHPGQQLAWGFGRVAALEHPDRWGGLLDLPAEWDDAAGRRLVRVLAGSDGEDQVALRRAGTFARRLLRAPLGDAPPVRTWRPTGTALVTGGTGALGGHMARWLAANGASHLVLLSRRGRQAEGIAELEAELVDLGARVTVAACDAADRAALAAVIDDLPAEHPLTTVVHTAAVLDDSVISSLTLDQVGYALRAKVTAAINLHELTRDRNLDAFILFSSMAGTVGSSGVGNYAPGNAFLNALAEHRRGLGLPATSIGWGAWSGGGMAEGDFGRMLHRHGAPEMHPRLAVAALHQAVEHDETFLTVSHIAWDRFYVAFTATRPAPLIAEIPEAQALAATKGLTEARETDETGPAATFARMSAGERQQALLDLVRDQAATVLKYADGQAIDPHHAFRDLGFDSVTAVELRNRLATATGLRLPVTLVFDYPTPTVLARHLHEELGGTAETAVAAAPVTLADDEPVAIVAMSCRFPGGANDPERFWQMLHAGRDAVSDLPADRGWDIDRLYDPDPYSTGTSYVRSGAFLYDVADFDPAFFGISPRESLAMDPQQRLLLETSWEAVERAGVDPGSLRGSRTGVFVGTNGQDYGALLVMSPEEVEGFGATGNAASVLSGRVAYALGLEGPAVSVDTACSSSLVALHLAVEALRRGECDLALAGGVTVMATPGLFVEFSRQRGLAADGRCKAFAAAADGTGWGEGAGILLVERLSDARRLGHPVLAVVRGSAVNQDGASNGLTAPNGPSQQRVIRQALASARLSTADVDVVEAHGTGTTLGDPIEAQALLTTYGQDRDVPLLLGSVKSNIGHTQAAAGVAGVIKMVLAMREGVVPATLHVDAPSPHIDWSAGAVELATQSRSWPTVDRPRRAAVSSFGISGTNAHVIIEQADEAEQPVDVVAGLVDSDVVVWPVSARSKAALAGQAARLARHVREHEGLDPAAVGWSLTTTRSVFDQRAAVTGANVGQLLSGLDALAAGVPAGNVVTGTASGHGAGAVFVFPGQGAQSARMAAGLVGRTPVFDDRLAECQQALAPHLDVDLVAVLTGDDESWLDRVEVVQPVLWAVGVALAAVWRHAGVVPQAVIGHSQGEIGAACVAGILSVQDAARVVALRSRALAVLRGTGTMASVDLSADAVAERLPAFPGVGVAAVNGPSTVVVSGPPQPVADLVEACQADGVRARLIPVDYASHSPAVQEVAEQLRTDLADIAPRAGHTRLVSTLTGDWVTPETMDAGYWYDNLRRTVLFDTAVRAAIDAGHTTFVEISPHPVLTMPVTAILDDTGTTGHTLGSLRRDDDDPTRLLTNLATAHAIGLPVDLTKVLAVTPVVGLPTYAFDRTGFWPSRADTTATADPASNGVDAAFWAAVEREDLAALADLTAQDAADSLERLGAALPVLASWRRQQRSRSTLDELRYRSVWQPYPGTPVGFLTGAWWVVADEHRAAEGEAAVAELAQRGADARLVLLPEDLTDRAGVAGHLTAAVRTDDGGRAPVDGVLSLLALADAPVDDTQPVPPFLARSLALVQALGDLDVAAPLWCVTRGAAGTTRGGAAARPEQSLLWGLGRVVALEHPERWGGLVDVPATLDGHGWDLLCAALTGLDGEDQLAVDGATILVRRLVRAPGGTDVVEDPDHGGTTLITGGTGALGAEVARWLAARGAEHLLLASRQGPDAPGATDLVRELTDVGVRVTVAACDVADRAALAKLLAEVPADAPLTGVVHAAGVLDDGVLDGLTADRLAVVLRPKVLGALHLHELTADLPLRTFVLFSAMVGQLGAAGQGSYAAANAYLDALAEQRHRQGLAATSIAWGPWAAGGMAAADQAVEERRRRTGVARLDTATAFAALVRCVARREPAMLVAGIDWARYVPGFVTVRPSPLLTGVAEAQRAAAERAEDAGPSAESLAALLAGQTDAERRRTLLDLVRGQAAAVLGHASADAVEPDRAFRELGFDSLTAVELRNRLTAATGVRLPATVVFDYPTAAGLAEYVRAAVVDGGVVGVAPVFGELDRLEAALTGSAPDRSARKRITERLRALLASLNEDDNPAGGADAVAEKLQDATPDEVFDFIDRELGAS